The Chitinophaga caeni genome segment TAGACGGTATCCGTGCTAAAGGAATCACGGATGAGAATGTTTTAAACGCGATCGGTAATATCCCCAGGCATTTCTTCCTCGATAATGCTTTTGAAGGTATTGCTTACGAAGACCGGGCATTTCCAATCGGTGAAGGTCAAACTATTTCCCAGCCTTATACGGTTGCTTATCAAACCCAATTGCTGGAGGTGAAGCCGATGGAAAAAATTCTTGAAATCGGCACCGGGAGCGCTTACCAAGCTTGCGTGCTTGCTGAATTGAAAGCTAATGTTTTCACGATTGAGCGGCAACGCAAATTATTCGAACATAACAAACAATTTTCTTTCTTAAGCAAATACAGGACAATCCGTTTCTTTTACGGTGATGGATACGAGGGGCTCCCTACTTATGCACCGTTTGATAAAGTATTGGTAACGGCTGCTGCTCCCAGTATTCCTACCAAATTATTACAGCAGTTAAAAATTGGCGGCAAAATGGTGATCCCCGTCGGTGAAAAGGATGTACAACGTATGCTCCGTATTACAAAAGTTGGAGAAACTGAATACAATACGGAAACCTTCGATGACTTCTCTTTCGTACCGATGTTAAGTGGTAAAAATGGTTAAAGTATTCTGATCAAATACGGCTTAATCTACTTTATTACTATTCTTTCTACCGCTGATCTTTCCAAGATTAAATCCTTAAACTAACAGTATTAATTCCCCTGGGAATCTTTATGGCTAGCCAGCAACTTTTTTCCTGCTAAAAAGATTCGGATCGATCTTCCCGAAGCGGTAACGTATATTCAAACGTATCAACCTGCTCAAGCGTTTTCTTTCGTAATCCTGGATAAAGTTAGCCGTTTCTATATGGGAGCTGTACTGCCTTGTATTCAATAGGTCGCTGATATTTACGGCGATAACTAATTTATTATGCTTCATCAATTGCTTGCGTATTCCAAGGTCGATGCCGTTCATTGGTTTAGATGATCCCTGGGCCATAATGTTTGCCGTGGCATATCTTCCGGATAGTTGCAAGCTGAACTTGCGTGGAAGTCTAAATTGGCTGTTGAAGCTTATCTTTAAACTGGCATTTTCCCTGCTGTACGCCGCCGTATCCAAAATGCCATCAAAGCGGGCATAAACCCCGTGAAGGGTCGTGGTATGCGTCCACCAGTCCGTGATCTTCCACCTGTAGGTGGCCATGATTCCCCAATCTTGGTTGGTTGCCACGTTTTGCGGCATCGTGGTGGTAATGCCCGTCGTTTTGTTGATCGTACTGACACGGTCAACGAGATCTTCCGTCCGGTTGTAATAAAACCCGGTATTCAGGTAATTCCTGGTTTCCGGGTAATACTCTGTATAATTTAATTCCAATTTATGGGTAAAGGAGGGTTGTAGTTCGGGGTTGCCGGTACGCAGGTTCTGCGGATCGGAATCATTGATATATGGTAATAATTGGTCAAAGCGCGGGCGCTCGGTTCGCGTGGCATAATTAAATACCAGGTTGCGATTTTCTTTCAAGTCATATTTTAAAAATAAACTCGGGAAGAAGTTTAAGAACTTATTGCTTACCGGTAAATTCTTGGTATATGAATATCCTTCTAATGTGACTTGTTCTACGCGAAGTCCCGCTTGGTAACCGATCCTGCCTAGCACATTGGCGTATGTACCGTATGCGGCAAACAATTGTTCATCATAATCGTAATGGTTGGATAAATTTACACTGGTGTCGAATTGCTTGAGATCAAAATCGTATATCAAGGCCAGGTTGTTGGTGGAATGATCTCTTTTGACCGCTTTAGCGCCGCTCTCGAACTTACCTTTATTTCCTACGGGCGTCGTGTAATCTACCTGGGCATTCCAATATTGTTGCCGGCTACGGCCCGTGTTGGTCCGAAGTTCCCGCCTTATAAATGTATCGGCCGGCATGCGGAATACGTCGGTATTGTATTCGCTGGATGGATCGCTATGATTACCGGAGTGGGTAATATATGCTGTTAGTTCCTTGCCGGCTTTTTCATATGTCCTTTTGTAATACAACGTGGTACTGTTATTACCCCCTGTTCTTTGCCCGTGATTATCGCGCAGGCGGTATTGGCTTTGCATGTAATGCTCGTCGAGGTAGGAGAGGTAAAGGCTGTCATTATTACTGTTGGAATAATTACTAAGGCCTTGGCTAATCGTTACCGTGTTATGATTGTTGATATAATAATCGATTCCTATTTTACCGTTCCAGTTATGGTTACTGTAATCGTTAAAAGTAGATTGATTGAAATAGGAGCTACTGTCTTGGTAAAGGTTTTTCCTGCGGCTTAGTCCTTCTCCGTTCCCGTTACCGTTCCGCATATTTAGATGCCCAAACAAATTGAATCTCCTGACCCTTAAGTTTCCATTTACGGAAGCATTATTTTGTCCGCGGTTGTCAATCCCCGCTGTTAGCATCGTATTGTAACCCATCGCACGATCTCTTTTTAGAACGATGTTGATAATGCCGCCCCCTCCTTGGGCTTCGAACTTTGCCGAAGGGTTATTGATGATTTCTATCCGGTCGATTGATTCTGCCGGAATTATTTCCAATGCTGTTTGCGGATCTCCGAAGGGAGAAGGTTTACCATCAATATAAACGGAGATACTTTTACCGCGGATCGTCACATTATTGTCCATGTCCACGTCAACGCCCGGCAGGTTCCTCAATGCATCGGTGGCGGTACCTCCTTCGGCTGTAATGATGCTGCTACCATCAAATACTTGCCTATCTATTTGCATGCTGAATGCAGGTTTTTGCGAAGTAATTTCAACGGCGTTTAACTTTTTCCCCTGCGGCACTAGTAATATTTTCCCCAGCTGGGTGTTGGGTTGGCCAGCCACCACGTTACAAGCTGCTTCATATGTTTCATAACCCATGAAAGTGATCTTTAGCACGTAGTTGCCTGGCTCTTGAACGGGGATCGAGAAATGCCCCTTGACATCTGAATATATTCCACCGAGTAAACTTGAATCCCTTGCATGAAGGAGTACTATCGAGGCATATTCTACGGGTTGGCGGGTTTGCTGATCCTGGATATTACCTGTTACCTGGTAATTTTTTGCCTGGATAGAATCTTGGGCAAAAAGGTTTACACTTAGAAATATATTAAAGACCAGGATGTAAGCAAGGAATCTCATGTACGGGATGATAGATAGTTTAGCCCGTAAAAGTAAGCAGCGGATCGCGCTATATTCCCGATTTGTGATAAGCGGTGCTTACAATGGATTATAAAATGAAAAGGAACGGCTATTGGCCGCTCCTTCCCTGGATTTGATTGTTATAGCGCGTAAAAAACTAAAATGCCTGGATATCTCCCATGCCGTTCTCTCCTTTATTACTTTTTCTCTTGAAGAGTTGCATGTCCATTTTCCCGAAGCGGTAGCTGATATTTAGCCTGCCGATTTCAGATTCCCTCTTGCGGTAAGAGCTTTGCTTATAGCTTGCCGTTGCTAAGTCCATTCCAAATTCACGGGTATCGAACACATCCGACCAGGTAAGGGTTACGGATAATGCCTTGTTCTTCAAGAAATCTTTCTTAATCGATAGATCCAAGGTATGATATCCCTTGATCGTTCCCTGGGTGGAAGTAGGGATCATCATGTAGCCCCTGCCACCGCCGCCGCTGCTCGGCAATGCAATCGCGTCGGCCTGGTATTGATAGTTTTGTTGGAACGTGAAGTTCCAAGGTAATTTAACTTCCGAGTTGATCTTTGCCAACCAGCTGAAACCGGAGTTTTGGGACTGCTCATTGTTCGTGTTAATACTCAAATCGGTTTGGAACAGGTTCACGTTCGTGGTCAAGCTCCATATTTTAAACAGTTGATTTTTTAATGTCAGCTCGGCGCCGTAAGAATTACTCCGGTTTGCATTCACGAAGCGGGTCAACATGCTATCTCCCTGGATTGGTTCCGTGTAAGTAGAGATCATGTTGTTGGTATTCCTGAAATAAACGCTGGCCAAGAAATTATGTTGCTTCCATGTTTTCATGTAAGAAAATTCGAAGCTGTTAGTGTATTCCGGTTTCAGGTTCGGGTTACCTTCCCTTTGGTTATACGGATCGGTAAAGTCCCTGTACGGAATCAACTGGAAGAAGTTAGGGCGATTTACCCGGCGACTATAATTCAGTTGTAATTCTTGCTCGTTTTTTAACCTTTGTGATAAGTATACACTGGGGTACAATCCGGGCACAGCCTTGGTGGGTTTGTATTTTACCCCGGCGCTTTCCCCGGCATAAATATATTGTTCCGCGCGTAGGCCGGCTTGGTAACCGAAGTTGCCAATGCTGTTGGAGAAATTTACATAACCTGCATAGATTTGTTCGTTGTACTTATATGCGCTCGACAAACGATCGTTGTAAATGTCCTCACCACTATCGTTATCGCGATCAAATACCTTGTAATCGCTGGAATAATCGCGGTAAGTACCTTTTAAACCGAACTCCAGTTTACCGTTTTCGCTTACCGGGTTTACAAAATCTGTTTGCAGGCTGCCGAAAGTGCTACTACCTTTGGTTCGTTGATATTGGAAGCTAGAAGGTAGGGTAGTGTTACCGGCTCCATCGAGATAATCTGTATATATATCACCATCGCGAGAATTATTGCTTTTACTTAAACTGAAATCAGCCGTCCACTCTTTCTTGGGTTTGGCATAAGTATGTTTCCAACCCAATTGCGTGGTATAATTTCTAAATTCAAATTCACTGATCGAGTTACGGAGGTTTTCCATCAAGGGATCCTTGTTATAATTCGATGAAACTGTTCTTAGATCCTCCGTATTTTTAAAATTACCTGCCACGATGTTCTGCGATAAGGAAATCGTGTTGCGGTTATCGATGAAATAGTCTAACCCGGCACGACCGAACTGGAAGCTGCCCTTGCTGATGCTATTACTAGATTGATCCTGGTAAGAAGTATCCTTGCCCGGTTGGAAATAGGTCGTATTGGTTTCCCCGCGCCCCCAGTTTCTATTGGCATTAATGCTGTAATTGGCGAAGAAATTGACTTTTCCTTGGCGGATATTGATGTTACCGCTACCGTTATACTTTTCCCCGGTGGCAATGCCACCTTGGATCATCCCGTTGACCCCTGCTTTTTTATTTTTTTTCAGTACGATGTTCAAAATACCACTCATACCTTCCGCATCATATTTGGCAGATGGGTTGGTGATCAATTCCACGCTTTCGATCGCATCGGCAGGTATCTGATCTAAGGTAAGGGTGGAAGGTCTGCCATCCACAAAAATTGTCGGAGAAGCATTTCTTACCTTGACATTCCCGTCTATATCCACGTTAACGGCAGGGACGTTTTTTAAAACATCGGTGGCGGTTCCTCCAACGCTGGAAAGATTCCTGTCCACGTTAAATATCTTTTTATCGATCCCCAGCTGGAAATCGCTTTTCTGACCGGTTACTTCAACGGCAGCGAGTTCTTTTACATTGGGCTTCATCTTGATGTTGCCCAAGTCCTGGTCCGTTGCCCGCGGGGTAACCGTTACTTTTTTATAGATCGTGATATAACCCATGAAGTTGATCCTGGCGATCATCGGGCCAAAGGGTAATTTTTCGAAGTTGAAGTCGCCGTTGCCTTGCGTAAGCATCCCTGTAATCAAGCTGGAATCTTGCTGTTTGAGTAGGGCTACGGAAGCATATTCAATCGGCTTCCCGGTAGAGGCATCTAATAGTTTTCCGTAAACTCTACCGATTTGGGGCATATTTCCCCCGGGCATTCCCCCGGGCATTCCCCCGGGCCTCTTTCCTTGCGGCGCTTGAGCAAATACCTGGAGCTGAAAAAGCAGCAGGATAGCAAGGATGTTGTAACTGAGTTTCATTATCAAATTTGCTTTTCGACTGATTTAAATGACCTTTTTTACATAAACTGGCCGTAAATGTAGTGGCAAATCGAGTCGCTCGGGGGCGTATTTGATGAAAGGGGGAATTTTCGCTACGAACTTCTTAAAAATGAGGTCAAAAGGTATTAACATTCGTTAACACAAGCGTAGTTAATCCGGCTAAAATCCAATGGCAATGCACCATTGAATCCATCCTGCAACGAAACCGAATGCTGCGGCACTCCATTGTATCGCGGTAATGGTTTTACCCATTTTTCCGTAGAAATTTTGGGATAATTCTTCCATGGAAACCGTTTCGATCTTTTTAGCAACCAAACCCGCAATATCTACTTCTTCCGCTGTTTTGTCGAGGTACTGCCCGATTAATTTCGGGATCAGCTCATCCAGTTCACCCATCAGGGTTGCCTTCATCTGGTTAATGGTGCTGTCACCGATGAACATCGCAATCACGGGCATCTTTTTCGGTAATTTATTTCTCAGGAAATCATCTATATGTTGTTCTACGAAAGGTAATATAGCCTTGATTTTTTCCGGGGACGCGATGGATTGCTTGATGGAATCAACAGGGAATTGTTGCGCTACATATTTTCCCAAGTCATTGGCGATGGATGGCTGGTGTTTGGGTAAAATTCCCTGTAGCGTGAAGAACCCTAAGTTGACCGGGCGGATCGGTGAAAAAATCAACTTGAATATTACCCAGGTCACAAACCAGGTAATAAAGGCACTTATTACAGGGATCAAATATAGCATACCAAGCAATTTAGACTTGCAAAGAAAAGATAAATAGTTGAAAATTAGGCAATACCTGGGGCGAATAAAAAAAAGCACCGGGCAATTACCCAGTGCTTTTCGGGGTGACTGATGGGTCTCGAACCCACGACCCTCAGAACCACAATCTGATGCTCTAACCAACTGAGCTACAGCCACCATCTATTTTTTCGGAGTGCAAA includes the following:
- a CDS encoding outer membrane beta-barrel family protein; its protein translation is MKLSYNILAILLLFQLQVFAQAPQGKRPGGMPGGMPGGNMPQIGRVYGKLLDASTGKPIEYASVALLKQQDSSLITGMLTQGNGDFNFEKLPFGPMIARINFMGYITIYKKVTVTPRATDQDLGNIKMKPNVKELAAVEVTGQKSDFQLGIDKKIFNVDRNLSSVGGTATDVLKNVPAVNVDIDGNVKVRNASPTIFVDGRPSTLTLDQIPADAIESVELITNPSAKYDAEGMSGILNIVLKKNKKAGVNGMIQGGIATGEKYNGSGNINIRQGKVNFFANYSINANRNWGRGETNTTYFQPGKDTSYQDQSSNSISKGSFQFGRAGLDYFIDNRNTISLSQNIVAGNFKNTEDLRTVSSNYNKDPLMENLRNSISEFEFRNYTTQLGWKHTYAKPKKEWTADFSLSKSNNSRDGDIYTDYLDGAGNTTLPSSFQYQRTKGSSTFGSLQTDFVNPVSENGKLEFGLKGTYRDYSSDYKVFDRDNDSGEDIYNDRLSSAYKYNEQIYAGYVNFSNSIGNFGYQAGLRAEQYIYAGESAGVKYKPTKAVPGLYPSVYLSQRLKNEQELQLNYSRRVNRPNFFQLIPYRDFTDPYNQREGNPNLKPEYTNSFEFSYMKTWKQHNFLASVYFRNTNNMISTYTEPIQGDSMLTRFVNANRSNSYGAELTLKNQLFKIWSLTTNVNLFQTDLSINTNNEQSQNSGFSWLAKINSEVKLPWNFTFQQNYQYQADAIALPSSGGGGRGYMMIPTSTQGTIKGYHTLDLSIKKDFLKNKALSVTLTWSDVFDTREFGMDLATASYKQSSYRKRESEIGRLNISYRFGKMDMQLFKRKSNKGENGMGDIQAF
- a CDS encoding DUF445 domain-containing protein, giving the protein MLYLIPVISAFITWFVTWVIFKLIFSPIRPVNLGFFTLQGILPKHQPSIANDLGKYVAQQFPVDSIKQSIASPEKIKAILPFVEQHIDDFLRNKLPKKMPVIAMFIGDSTINQMKATLMGELDELIPKLIGQYLDKTAEEVDIAGLVAKKIETVSMEELSQNFYGKMGKTITAIQWSAAAFGFVAGWIQWCIAIGF
- a CDS encoding TonB-dependent receptor domain-containing protein, which encodes MRFLAYILVFNIFLSVNLFAQDSIQAKNYQVTGNIQDQQTRQPVEYASIVLLHARDSSLLGGIYSDVKGHFSIPVQEPGNYVLKITFMGYETYEAACNVVAGQPNTQLGKILLVPQGKKLNAVEITSQKPAFSMQIDRQVFDGSSIITAEGGTATDALRNLPGVDVDMDNNVTIRGKSISVYIDGKPSPFGDPQTALEIIPAESIDRIEIINNPSAKFEAQGGGGIINIVLKRDRAMGYNTMLTAGIDNRGQNNASVNGNLRVRRFNLFGHLNMRNGNGNGEGLSRRKNLYQDSSSYFNQSTFNDYSNHNWNGKIGIDYYINNHNTVTISQGLSNYSNSNNDSLYLSYLDEHYMQSQYRLRDNHGQRTGGNNSTTLYYKRTYEKAGKELTAYITHSGNHSDPSSEYNTDVFRMPADTFIRRELRTNTGRSRQQYWNAQVDYTTPVGNKGKFESGAKAVKRDHSTNNLALIYDFDLKQFDTSVNLSNHYDYDEQLFAAYGTYANVLGRIGYQAGLRVEQVTLEGYSYTKNLPVSNKFLNFFPSLFLKYDLKENRNLVFNYATRTERPRFDQLLPYINDSDPQNLRTGNPELQPSFTHKLELNYTEYYPETRNYLNTGFYYNRTEDLVDRVSTINKTTGITTTMPQNVATNQDWGIMATYRWKITDWWTHTTTLHGVYARFDGILDTAAYSRENASLKISFNSQFRLPRKFSLQLSGRYATANIMAQGSSKPMNGIDLGIRKQLMKHNKLVIAVNISDLLNTRQYSSHIETANFIQDYERKRLSRLIRLNIRYRFGKIDPNLFSRKKVAG
- a CDS encoding protein-L-isoaspartate(D-aspartate) O-methyltransferase, coding for MRRSYIDDYKQKGLRKQLVDGIRAKGITDENVLNAIGNIPRHFFLDNAFEGIAYEDRAFPIGEGQTISQPYTVAYQTQLLEVKPMEKILEIGTGSAYQACVLAELKANVFTIERQRKLFEHNKQFSFLSKYRTIRFFYGDGYEGLPTYAPFDKVLVTAAAPSIPTKLLQQLKIGGKMVIPVGEKDVQRMLRITKVGETEYNTETFDDFSFVPMLSGKNG